CAGGGCGAGCTCGACGCCAACGCCGCCTTCATGCAGGGCCGGATCAAGGTCACCGGCAACATGGGCAAGCTCATGTCGCTCATGCCCCTCACCCAGAGCCCCGAGTACAAGGCCATCCAGGCCCAGGTGGCCGAGCAGACCGAGCTGTAGCCGCCGGCCCGGAGGAGTGTCAGCCGGCCCGCTGGAGGTCGCGCAGGGGGCGGTAGCCGATGAGGGTGGCCCCGGCCTCGTCGAGGGCGGCCCGCAGCGGTGAGCCGCACACCAGGTCGAGGTCGTCGACCCGCGCCTCCCAGTCGGGCGCGAAGGCCCGCAGCTCGGGGCTGTCGACCGCCGGGTGCACGTACATCTCGGTGACCCCCGGCGGCAGCGAGGCGACGGCCTCCTCGATGGGGCGGCGGCTGCCCACGCCGCCGACGTAGACGAAGTGGTCGGGGAAGACGACGCCCTCCTCGGCGGCCAGCGACCGGAACGGGAAGCCGATGAGGGCCTCGGTCGAGGCGCCCGACAGGCGCAGGGGCAGGCCGAACTCGACGGCCAGGTCGAGGTAGATGTCGAAGAACTCGGCCCGCAGCTGGAGGGTGCCCATGTGGCTGTCGAGGTGGGTGGCGTCGAAGCCCCAGAGGATGGCCCGCTCGACCTGGGCCCGCAGCTCCCGGCGGACCTCGTCGAGGTCGGCGTGGTCCCAGGCGTCGGCCACCGTGCGGGGGAACCCGCCGTCGCCGTCGAGCAGCGACGGGGCGTGGGTGATGGGGCCCCAACGGTAGAGGTCGTACTCGGCGTTGAGGGTCAGGTGCACGCCCACGTCCTCGCCCCGGTGGGCGGCGGCGGCGGCGCGCGACCAGGGCGCCGGGACCATGAGGGTGGCCGTGGTGGCCGCGCCCTCGCGCAGGGCGCGGTAGACGCCCTCGTTGGCGGCCTGGCAGGACCCGAGGTCGTCGCAGTTGAGGATGACGACCCGGTCGTCGGCCCGGTAGCCGAGGCGCTCGGCGAGCTCGGTCACGGGTGGTGACGCTATCGGGGCGGGGCGCCGCTGCACGCGCCCCACAGGCCGCGACCTGCGGCGCGGGCGTCGCGCTCGGCTGCGGCCAGGTCGGCCCGGTGGGCGTCGTTGGGGGCGATGGCGAGGGTGCGGGCGTACCCGTCGGCCACCAGGGCGTGGTTCACGAACAGGTCGTCGGAGGCCCGGGCCACGTAGGCCAGCAGCCGGTCGTAGCGGTCGCGGAGCTCGACGTCGCGGGTGAGGCGCACCTCGGTGCCGGCCGGCAGGAGGTCCTTGGTGCGCGCCGAGGCCTCGGGCCCGAAGCAGTCCACCGGCGCCCCCGGCTTCACCGTCTCGGGGGTGTCGATGCCGAGCAGGCGGACCGTCTCCGTGCGGCGACCGAGGGTGACCTCGACGGTGTCGCCGTCGACCACGTGGTCGACCATGGCCGTGCCCGGCGGGTCGCCCGCCGACGAGGAGCCAGCCAGGGTGCAGCCCGCCACCAGGGCGAGGAGGGCCAGGGCGAGCGGGACCGGGCGCGGACGGGTTCCGTCGGGCAGGGGCACGGGAGGACCTCGGGGTCGGCGGGTGGCCGGCGGCGGGGGCCGCGATCCGGGAGGTCCCGTGGGGCGGGGGCCGGGCGGGGTGGTGCGGGACCCCGCCCGGCCCGGGAGGTCAGACCTTGGAGCGGCCCTTGCGCCCGAGCGAGGCGCTCTTGTTGGTGGCCTTGCGGGACTTCCCGAACTGCTTGGACAGGAGGCGGCCGATGGGACCGGGCGCCTTCCCGCCGGCGCGCTGGGCGGTGCCCAGGCCCTTGTCGACCCCCTTCTGGGGGTGGCGGGACAGGCGGGGGACGAGGAAGCCGAGGATCAGGAGGACGACGCAGATGGCGGCGATGACGGCGATGGTCACGAAGGGCCTTTCGGGTGGCGTGCCGTCAGCCCTACCCCCCGTGACGGGCCGCACACCTCACGGTGGCGGTGGCCTCAGCCCAGGCGCTCGATGAGGGTCCCCGTGCCGAGGCCGCCACCGCAGCACATCGACACCAGGGCGTAGCGCCCGTCGGTGCGCTCCAGCTCGTGGAGGGCCTTGGTCAGCAGCACCGCGCCGGTGCCGCCCAGGGGGTGGCCGAGGGCGATGGCCCCGCCGTTGGGGTTCACCCGGTCGGGGTCGACGTCGAGCTCCTTCTGCCAGGCCAGGACCACCGAGGCGAAGGCCTCGTTCACCTCGAAGACGTCGATCTCGTCCACGCCGACGCCGGTGCGCTCCACCAGGCGACGGGTGGCGTCCATGGGCCCGGTGAGCATGAGCACGGGGTCGACGCCGACCAGGCAGGTGTCGACGATGCGGGCCCGGGGACGGAGCCCCAGGGCCTCGGCCCGCTCCGGCGTGGCGAGCAGGAGGGCGGCGGCCCCGTCGCTGATCTGCGACGACGACCCGGCGGTGTGGACCCCGTCCTCGCGGGCCACCGGCTTCAGCTTGGCCAGGGAC
Above is a window of Iamia majanohamensis DNA encoding:
- a CDS encoding thermonuclease family protein, coding for MPLPDGTRPRPVPLALALLALVAGCTLAGSSSAGDPPGTAMVDHVVDGDTVEVTLGRRTETVRLLGIDTPETVKPGAPVDCFGPEASARTKDLLPAGTEVRLTRDVELRDRYDRLLAYVARASDDLFVNHALVADGYARTLAIAPNDAHRADLAAAERDARAAGRGLWGACSGAPPR
- a CDS encoding DUF6411 family protein; this encodes MTIAVIAAICVVLLILGFLVPRLSRHPQKGVDKGLGTAQRAGGKAPGPIGRLLSKQFGKSRKATNKSASLGRKGRSKV
- a CDS encoding polysaccharide deacetylase family protein; this encodes MTELAERLGYRADDRVVILNCDDLGSCQAANEGVYRALREGAATTATLMVPAPWSRAAAAAHRGEDVGVHLTLNAEYDLYRWGPITHAPSLLDGDGGFPRTVADAWDHADLDEVRRELRAQVERAILWGFDATHLDSHMGTLQLRAEFFDIYLDLAVEFGLPLRLSGASTEALIGFPFRSLAAEEGVVFPDHFVYVGGVGSRRPIEEAVASLPPGVTEMYVHPAVDSPELRAFAPDWEARVDDLDLVCGSPLRAALDEAGATLIGYRPLRDLQRAG